A window of Phaseolus vulgaris cultivar G19833 chromosome 4, P. vulgaris v2.0, whole genome shotgun sequence genomic DNA:
TTGCATCCTCTTCTGCTTCCCATCAAGAGGGACATCCCATTTCATATATAACGCTTCCAGCTCCTCCAACGACAAACGTGATGACAGTCTCTTAGACAGAAACTCCCTTTCTCGTTTCAAAGCTCTCATACtgcatataatataaaaatttacatTAGTATAAGTGTTTGTATATAAAGACAGCATTAACTACTGCATGTTGTAAAATGTATATTCCAAGATAAAACTATAATTTATGAGTAACTGATGAGAACCTGGATGACAATGAGATAGCAGTATGTTCATCCCCAGCATGAGGTGCTGAGCTTACATTCCCAAGTTCTGCTAGTTGTTGTTGCAGCCATGTCAAACGCCTTAGTTCTACTTCCATGTATATTTGGTCAGCTGGGTCTCCCTTGAATAACAAATAAAACTGGGTCCTATGGATGATGGAGACATAACATAGATCCCATAATTCAAGGATCAGCTGTCGTTGCTCTTTAAATGCTATCTGCCACGGGATCTGGGGTTCCTCTGGTTCACCCGGGTACTCTTCGTTGTCTATGTTGTGACCATTTGCTTCGTTTGCTTCAAGTTCAAGCACCTATAGATATCCAAATAAAAGAAcatcaaaaacattaaaatgaAGAATGTGCAATGGCATTCAAAGTATGAAGATTTTTTATCTACAAATATCCAAAATAAAAGAACATGAGTCTAAAGCAATTGGAAAttcattaaaatgaaaaatgtgcAATGCATTGAAAGAAGGAAGATATTTTATCCATAAAATATACCTGGCAAACAAGTAACTGCTTTTGGTACTGCAGCTTGGCCACACGTTCTTTCAATTCTGTCACATATGCTCTTATACTTCTTACATTCTCCTCTGCGGCATTCTGAAACATTTTCTGCATTTTCTTCACGTTAACTGAACTAGAGCGTCGATAAACGGGAGTATTTTCCTTGGATGAAACATCTCCAGCTTCTTCACTCTTTGTTGGAGTCTCCTTCTCAGACTCAGGCATGGTATCAGTTGAAATAATATAATCATTCTCGGGAGCTTTATTTTCAATATCAGTTTCCAAAACTTGCTGTGTAGTAGATAATGGTGAGCAGGGAGATCTTAGGAAATTTTGGCGATTGACAGCATTGCTTGAAGACAAAGGAAGCAACTTTTTCCTCCTGTGTTCCTTTTTATGCTTAGGGGATGCTTCATTCGGTGATTGTTGAAAGTTGTTCGGGAGAGACATCACCAACTTGTCTATGGACCTTTGAACATTTTCAAGCTGCTGTTCAAGATTTGCAATGGTGCTGCCTTGTGAATGAAGTCGGGTAATCTCCTCCTTGAGATTAGCACTGACACTCTTGTTGATAGAAACCATGCTTCCAACTTCAACCTCCTTGGGTGTTGTTGACCTGACATAACGCATTTCCCTTATTTCTGCCTGCAGTTTTGCAATTGTCTCAGCTGCATCTTGGTTACCTAATCTATGACATGCCACTTCCTTTTGTAATACTTCCAAAGCTCTATTAGCTTCTTCACCTAGCTGCTCTTGGAGATGCTCAAGCTTGCGAATTTCATGCACAAGGGTAAAAGGAGCAGTAGATGACTGCCTCAAGGACTGTCTTAATGTTGATCTTCTTACGCTATCACATCCTCGCTCTGGTTTTAGAGATGATAGTGCACCGGTGAATGAGAGGCACTTCTTGACTGGCAGATGTGGTGATTCAACTGGGTTGGACACCTGAAATGCAAAAAGATCTTAAAGTCAGTTGAAATGAATCATGACAAAGATAAAGAGgtagagaaaagagagaaaaaaagaccTTTGGGTCATCCTGAAGCTTTCTGCGTAATTCATCCACCTGAGTTTGTGCAAGATCTCTCTGGCGTTTCAGCTCTTCAATTTCCATTTCCATCTGGAAAAAATCGGGTAACAATATTCAGTACATAGTATGATACTTGTTCCTCCTAATGATCAGTTTTCATTTTCCTATTTTTACCTGTTGAATTTTCCAATCCTTTTCTTTAGAAGGATCAGGAGTGCGCAACACTGCCTCCAGCCTAGCAACTTCCTTTTGTAAATGTTTAACAAGTTGCTTGTCTGATACAACCTGTTGATAGAAAACTGTCAAATTTGTTTCTTCTAATTTGGAAAACCAAAAAATGATTATCAGGTATAACTGTGAACAGATAGTTACCATGTTAACTTGGGCGTTATTTGTTACTTCCTTTGCCCGGGTAGCAAACAACAGAGTGTTTCGTGATTGCTCTACATGAGTCAGTGCAGGACTTAAAGTACAAACAATGGCCGTGCGTGCATTCCCACCAAGGGAATGTTGCAATATACGTGTGAGTTTTGAATCCCTATAAGGTATATGCCCACTTCTTTTTCCAACACTGCATATGATGATACGGAAGCAAGTagttagaagaaagtgaaactAGTACTACTAGATAATATTGTCCATTATAACAACCCAATTAACTTTCTGTAAACAACATCGATCCTGACCTGAGCTTCCTGATAACAGTTGTAAGAGTCATCAAGCTAAGGTTAATATGACAGCCTTCTTTCAGCCTAGTGCCATCTGCATGTGTCTGTGCAGCCCTCTCACTTCCAGCTAGATCAACAAAGTTCTGCAATCATAGACATGAGTTATTCAACAAAAACTAATTAATGCAATTAAAAGTAGACAAGTGGAAAACATCAAATTACCAAGGTTGCGACAAAAGATTTCACACAATCTGTATTTTCACGAAGAGTACTTTGAATTGTCTGCAATATACaccaaaaggaagaaaaataagATGATATTCATATTAATTACGAGAGAAAAAGCAAAATAAGATGTTCTTCTGAATTTCAACAAATAGTTGTACTACTGTCACTGACCAGTCTTATAATCTGGTGAGACCGCGAGCTGTTATCATTTAGAGCAGTTTCGCCAACCTGCCTTTGACCTGCCAATTAAAAGAACTTCAATAAACTAAATTGTTTTAGCACGGAATAGGTATATATCATCATACAAGCATTAGAGTTCCCTACCTTCACAAATGGAGATCAAATGTCTCAAATGCTTGTCATCTTTTACCGTTTCTTCCACTAGTTTCTCAACCATAGTACCTTTCTACATTACATGAAGAATATATCGTTAAAAAGGAAAGAAAGGAAAAGCATGCTACTGAACTGCTATCTCAttagaaattataaattaaattacaaattCATGACCAGGAAGCAACCAAATTATGGGCTTCTTGATGTCAGAGAAAACCTTTAAATTGGAATCTATCTTACCTCAGGATCATCCAGAAGCTTCAAATTGCGACCAGATTCTGAATTTAACAAGTCCCTTACATTCTCAT
This region includes:
- the LOC137837984 gene encoding kinesin-like protein NACK1; amino-acid sequence: MTLKTPGTPASKIDRTPVSTPGGSRVKEEKIVVTVRLRPLNKREQLVKDQVAWDCINDYTIVYKPPHERAAQPMSFTFDKVFGPTSETEAVYEGVKNVALSSLTGINATVFAYGQTSSGKTYTMRGITERAVNDIYEHILNSPQRDFTIKISGLEIYNENVRDLLNSESGRNLKLLDDPEKGTMVEKLVEETVKDDKHLRHLISICEGQRQVGETALNDNSSRSHQIIRLTIQSTLRENTDCVKSFVATLNFVDLAGSERAAQTHADGTRLKEGCHINLSLMTLTTVIRKLSVGKRSGHIPYRDSKLTRILQHSLGGNARTAIVCTLSPALTHVEQSRNTLLFATRAKEVTNNAQVNMVVSDKQLVKHLQKEVARLEAVLRTPDPSKEKDWKIQQMEMEIEELKRQRDLAQTQVDELRRKLQDDPKVSNPVESPHLPVKKCLSFTGALSSLKPERGCDSVRRSTLRQSLRQSSTAPFTLVHEIRKLEHLQEQLGEEANRALEVLQKEVACHRLGNQDAAETIAKLQAEIREMRYVRSTTPKEVEVGSMVSINKSVSANLKEEITRLHSQGSTIANLEQQLENVQRSIDKLVMSLPNNFQQSPNEASPKHKKEHRRKKLLPLSSSNAVNRQNFLRSPCSPLSTTQQVLETDIENKAPENDYIISTDTMPESEKETPTKSEEAGDVSSKENTPVYRRSSSVNVKKMQKMFQNAAEENVRSIRAYVTELKERVAKLQYQKQLLVCQVLELEANEANGHNIDNEEYPGEPEEPQIPWQIAFKEQRQLILELWDLCYVSIIHRTQFYLLFKGDPADQIYMEVELRRLTWLQQQLAELGNVSSAPHAGDEHTAISLSSSMRALKREREFLSKRLSSRLSLEELEALYMKWDVPLDGKQKRMQFICKLWTDPHDQIHVEESAEIVARLVGFRTGGNMSKEMFELNFVLPSDKRPWLMGWNPITNLLNL